The following proteins are co-located in the Microbacterium sp. SORGH_AS_0888 genome:
- a CDS encoding monovalent cation/H+ antiporter complex subunit F produces MSILLAVIYVVFAVAALITLWRIVVGPSILDRAVASDVLLTEIMCVLGADMAINHHTRTLPVLLVIAAVGVFGSISIARFVARKDGDQR; encoded by the coding sequence ATGAGCATCCTGCTGGCGGTGATCTACGTCGTGTTCGCGGTCGCCGCGCTCATCACGCTGTGGCGGATCGTGGTGGGGCCCTCGATCCTGGACCGCGCCGTCGCCTCCGACGTCCTGCTGACCGAGATCATGTGCGTGCTCGGGGCCGACATGGCGATCAACCATCACACGCGCACGCTCCCCGTGCTGCTCGTGATCGCCGCGGTCGGCGTGTTCGGCTCGATCTCGATCGCCCGGTTCGTGGCGCGGAAGGACGGTGACCAGCGATGA
- a CDS encoding Na+/H+ antiporter subunit E, with the protein MSPDKKSMVAQVWRQLPFFVWLIALWMLLWGQFTVVAFLTGLIAAVVVTRVFQLPPVELSGRVNLWYGLVFVVAFVGALIRGSLTVAVQVLDPRRYPGTAVIAVPLVIDDDVILAHTAVTASLIPGSLIIDVDRDRRVLYLHVVGVRSEADVEAQRQSVLRWERRIVNAVGSRAQVARIREAVS; encoded by the coding sequence ATGTCCCCCGACAAGAAGAGCATGGTCGCCCAGGTCTGGCGGCAGCTGCCGTTCTTCGTCTGGCTCATCGCGCTGTGGATGCTGCTGTGGGGCCAGTTCACGGTCGTCGCCTTCCTCACGGGGCTCATCGCGGCCGTCGTGGTCACCCGCGTCTTCCAGCTTCCTCCGGTGGAGCTGTCGGGCCGGGTGAACCTCTGGTACGGCCTGGTCTTCGTCGTCGCCTTCGTGGGCGCGCTCATCCGCGGCTCGCTGACGGTGGCGGTGCAGGTGCTGGACCCCCGTCGCTACCCGGGGACGGCGGTCATCGCGGTGCCGCTCGTGATCGACGACGACGTGATCCTCGCGCACACGGCGGTCACGGCGTCCCTCATCCCCGGATCCCTCATCATCGACGTCGACCGCGATCGGCGCGTGCTGTACCTGCACGTGGTCGGCGTGCGATCTGAGGCCGACGTCGAGGCGCAGCGGCAGAGCGTGCTCCGGTGGGAGCGGCGGATCGTGAACGCGGTCGGCTCGCGCGCACAGGTCGCCCGGATCAGGGAGGCGGTGTCATGA